The following coding sequences are from one Anguilla anguilla isolate fAngAng1 chromosome 12, fAngAng1.pri, whole genome shotgun sequence window:
- the masp1 gene encoding mannan-binding lectin serine protease 1 isoform X1 has protein sequence MMGVLGVLLLALALHEAQGANLTDMYGTLHSPNYPESYEKEVEVTWNISVPDGFQIKLYFIHFDLEPSYLCEYDYVKVEAEQEVLATFCGREETDTEQVPGDQVITSPRNVLSVTFRSDFSNEERFSGFEAHYSAVDVDECRDRNDEDLACDHYCHNYIGGYYCSCRYGYVLHSDNRTCRVECSDSVFTERTGVLSSSDYPRSYPKSSDCLYRIELEEGFQVNLEFDDTFDIEDHPEVTCPYDYIKIQAGQREFGPLCGDRSPGRIQTGSNSVQILFHSDNSGENVGWRLSYTAVGSQCQVLQPPENGQLEPVQPQYTFKDHVLVTCNHGYKVFKDDEELEHYQIVCEKGGSWSSTVPTCKMVDCGAPEEIENGTVTFEGPSNSTLLGSRIQYSCTNPLHHLYPSGNSTYTCTEAGVWTSEELGTKLPSCQPVCGEPGQAFPALQKRIVGGRSAVPGLFPWQALLMVEDVSRVPEGRWFGSGALLSESWVLTAAHVLRSHRRDASVVPVSPEHIRVYLGLHDIRTKHLAVNRTVERVLLHPRFDPRNYNNDIALVKLSQRVDLSGLALPVCLPPPGQDSSLPLPNTLGLVAGWGISNPNVSTDDTTASDLGDRSDVLQYVKLPVVDQEECRSSYASRYRKYNITENMFCAGYYEGGRDTCLGDSGGAFVMEDPHTGRWVAQGLVSWGGPEKCGSQRVYGVYTRVSNYMPWLQNHLDSDSQR, from the exons ATGATGGG AGTCCTGGGCGTCCTACTGCTGGCTCTGGCCTTGCATGAAGCACAAGGAGCCAACCTGACTGACATGTATGGTACCCTGCATTCCCCCAACTACCCAGAATCTTATGAAAAAGAAGTGGAGGTCACATGGAATATCAGCGTCCCCGATggatttcaaataaaactttatttcatacattttgatttggaGCCTTCCTACCTCTGTGAATATGACTATGTAAAG GTGGAGGCGGAGCAGGAAGTGCTGGCCACGTTCTGTGGGAGGGAGGAGAcggacacagagcaggtcccAGGAGATCAGGTCATCACCTCCCCCAGGAACGTGCTGAGCGTCACCTTCAGATCGGACTTCTCCAACGAGGAGCGCTTCTCCGGCTTTGAGGCCCATTACAGCGCAGTGG ATGTGGATGAGTGTCGGGACAGGAACGACGAGGACCTAGCCTGTGACCACTACTGCCACAACTACATTGGGGGCTACTACTGCTCCTGTCGCTATGGTTACGTGCTGCACTCCGACAACAGGACTTGTAGAG tggagtgcagtgacagtgtgttcaCAGAGAGGACGGGGGTTCTGTCCAGCTCAGACTACCCCAGGTCTTATCCCAAGAGCTCTGACTGCCTTTACCGCATTGAGCTGGAGGAGGGCTTCCAGGTCAACCTGGAGTTTGACGATACCTTTGACATCGAAGACCACCCTGAGGTCACATGTCCCTATGACTACATAAAG ATCCAGGCAGGGCAGAGGGAATTTGGGCCACTGTGCGGTGACCGTTCCCCTGGCCGCATCCAGACGGGAAGCAACAGCGTCCAGATTCTCTTCCACAGTGACAACTCCGGGGAGAACGTGGGCTGGAGGCTGTCCTACACCGCTGTGG GAAGTCAGTGCCAAGTCCTACAACCCCCAGAAAATGGGCAGCTAGAGCCTGTTCAACCACAGTACACCTTTAAAGACCACGTCCTTGTGACCTGCAACCATGGATACAAAGTGTTCAAG GATGATGAAGAACTGGAACACTATCAAATTGTGTGTGAAAAAGGTGGTTCATGGAGCAGCACAGTGCCGACTTGTAAAA TGGTAGACTGTGGTGCTCCAGAGGAGATTGAAAATGGGACAGTGACATTTGAAGGCCCCAGCAACAGTACCTTGCTTGGTTCAAGGATCCAGTACTCCTGCACTAACCCGCTCCACCACCTGTACCCCAGCGGCAACA GcacctacacctgcacagaGGCAGGGGTCTGGACCAGCGAAGAGCTCGGCACCAAACTGCCGTCCTGTCAGCCAG tgtgtggagAGCCGGGGCAGGCGTTCCCGGCCCTGCAGAAGCGCATTGTGGGGGGGCGGAGCGCGGTGCCCGGCCTGTTCCCCTGGCAGGCGCTGCTCATGGTGGAGGACGTGTCCCGCGTCCCAGAAGGCCGCTGGTTCGGCAGTGGGGCGCTGCTGTCGGAGTCCTGGGTGCTGACGGCCGCCCACGTGCTGCGCTCCCACCGCCGCGACGCCAGCGTGGTGCCCGTCTCGCCCGAGCACATCCGCGTCTACCTGGGCCTGCACGACATCCGCACAAAGCACCTGGCCGTCAACCGCACGGTGGAGCGCGTGCTCCTCCACCCGCGCTTCGACCCGCGCAACTACAACAACGACATCGCCCTGGTGAAGCTGAGCCAGCGCGTGGACCTCAGCGGCCTGGCCCTGCCCGtgtgcctgcccccccccggccaggacagctccctccccctgcccaaCACGCTGGGCCTGGTGGCGGGCTGGGGCATCTCCAACCCCAACGTCTCCACGGACGACACCACCGCGTCCGACCTGGGCGATCGCTCGGACGTCCTGCAGTACGTGAAGCTGCCGGTGGTGGATCAGGAGGAGTGCCGGTCCAGCTACGCGTCTCGCTACCGGAAGTACAACATCACAGAGAACATGTTCTGCGCAGGCTACTACGAAGGGGGGCGAGACACCTGCCTGGGGGATAGTGGGGGGGCGTTTGTGATGGAGGACCCCCACACGGGGAGGTGGGTCGCCCAAGGCCTGGTGTCCTGGGGGGGTCCAGAGAAGTGTGGCAGCCAGCGCGTCTATGGCGTCTATACCAGAGTTTCAAACTACATGCCCTGGCTGCAGAACCACCTGGACTCAGACAGCCAGCGGTGA
- the ostn gene encoding osteocrin, protein MLGCGCVLLSCLLTVTLLHCGTDSLRITQDTPQYLDSAVMEESSARAQSGEEKSGSSLTAKLLLLDQLVHLENDVIETKKKRSFSGGNIPLDRLSISNMDLKGKQRKVEVPRRRVSAPIDRIGAGRLPSTRG, encoded by the exons atgcTAGGTTGCGGGTGTGTTcttctctcctgtctcctcaCTGTAACTCTTCTCCACTGTGGTACAGACAGCCTGCGCATCACACAGGACACCCCACAG TATCTGGACTCAGCCGTGATGGAAGAGTCTAGCGCGAGGGCCCAGTCTGGGGAGGAGAAGTCGGGCAGCAGCCTCACAGCCAAACTGCTCCTGCTGGACCAGCTGGTCCACCTGGAAAACGATGTCATTGAgacaaagaagaagaggagCTTCAGCGGTGGGAACATCCCTCTGGACCGCCTGTCTATCAGCAACATGGACTTGAAGGGGAAACAGAG GAAGGTGGAGGTGCCAAGGAGGCGAGTGAGCGCTCCCATTGATCGGATCGGAGCGGGCCGGCTTCCCAGCACAAGGGGCTAG
- the masp1 gene encoding mannan-binding lectin serine protease 1 isoform X2, whose translation MMGVLGVLLLALALHEAQGANLTDMYGTLHSPNYPESYEKEVEVTWNISVPDGFQIKLYFIHFDLEPSYLCEYDYVKVEAEQEVLATFCGREETDTEQVPGDQVITSPRNVLSVTFRSDFSNEERFSGFEAHYSAVDVDECRDRNDEDLACDHYCHNYIGGYYCSCRYGYVLHSDNRTCRVECSDSVFTERTGVLSSSDYPRSYPKSSDCLYRIELEEGFQVNLEFDDTFDIEDHPEVTCPYDYIKIQAGQREFGPLCGDRSPGRIQTGSNSVQILFHSDNSGENVGWRLSYTAVGSQCQVLQPPENGQLEPVQPQYTFKDHVLVTCNHGYKVFKDDEELEHYQIVCEKGGSWSSTVPTCKKTDSQKSRRSLPSILSNQILY comes from the exons ATGATGGG AGTCCTGGGCGTCCTACTGCTGGCTCTGGCCTTGCATGAAGCACAAGGAGCCAACCTGACTGACATGTATGGTACCCTGCATTCCCCCAACTACCCAGAATCTTATGAAAAAGAAGTGGAGGTCACATGGAATATCAGCGTCCCCGATggatttcaaataaaactttatttcatacattttgatttggaGCCTTCCTACCTCTGTGAATATGACTATGTAAAG GTGGAGGCGGAGCAGGAAGTGCTGGCCACGTTCTGTGGGAGGGAGGAGAcggacacagagcaggtcccAGGAGATCAGGTCATCACCTCCCCCAGGAACGTGCTGAGCGTCACCTTCAGATCGGACTTCTCCAACGAGGAGCGCTTCTCCGGCTTTGAGGCCCATTACAGCGCAGTGG ATGTGGATGAGTGTCGGGACAGGAACGACGAGGACCTAGCCTGTGACCACTACTGCCACAACTACATTGGGGGCTACTACTGCTCCTGTCGCTATGGTTACGTGCTGCACTCCGACAACAGGACTTGTAGAG tggagtgcagtgacagtgtgttcaCAGAGAGGACGGGGGTTCTGTCCAGCTCAGACTACCCCAGGTCTTATCCCAAGAGCTCTGACTGCCTTTACCGCATTGAGCTGGAGGAGGGCTTCCAGGTCAACCTGGAGTTTGACGATACCTTTGACATCGAAGACCACCCTGAGGTCACATGTCCCTATGACTACATAAAG ATCCAGGCAGGGCAGAGGGAATTTGGGCCACTGTGCGGTGACCGTTCCCCTGGCCGCATCCAGACGGGAAGCAACAGCGTCCAGATTCTCTTCCACAGTGACAACTCCGGGGAGAACGTGGGCTGGAGGCTGTCCTACACCGCTGTGG GAAGTCAGTGCCAAGTCCTACAACCCCCAGAAAATGGGCAGCTAGAGCCTGTTCAACCACAGTACACCTTTAAAGACCACGTCCTTGTGACCTGCAACCATGGATACAAAGTGTTCAAG GATGATGAAGAACTGGAACACTATCAAATTGTGTGTGAAAAAGGTGGTTCATGGAGCAGCACAGTGCCGACTTGTAAAA AAACGGATTCGCAGAAGAGTCGACGATCATTGCCCAGCATCTTAAGCAACCAGATTCTCTACTAA